CTTCGCGATCACGCTGCACAACCTGCCCGAGGGCCTGGCCATCGGCGTGGGCTACGCCGGCAACGATCCGGTGCGCGGCACGGCGTTGGCCACCGGCATCGCCATCCAGGACATTCCCGAAGGGCTGGTGGTGGCGGTGGCCCTGATCGCCGCCGGCTACAAGCGCGCGTTCGCGGTGGCGCTGGGCATGCTGTCGGGCCTGGTCGAGCCGGTCGGCGCGGTGCTGGGCGCGGCGGTGGTGGGCTGGTCGGCGGCGCTGCTGCCGTGGGGGCTGGGCTTCGCCGCCGGGGCGATGCTGTTCGTGATCAGCCACGAGATCATCCCCGAATCGCACCGCAAGGGGCACGAGGTCTACGCCACCTGCGGGCTGATGCTGGGCTTCGTGCTGATGATGCTGCTGGACACCGCGCTGGGCTGAGCGGCCGCCTCGCGGGGGCCGGCCCGCGGCCTCGGATCGAGGCCGCGGATCAACAACGGAACTGCGTTTCGCGGTATGCTTTCGGCGCTGTCACGCATGTTGCGGGAGAGAGCGGCCGTCCGCGGCCGCCGCCGAAGGCGCAATTCGCCCAGAATCGCTCAGGTATCCCATACCGCGCATGTTTGCCCTGTCCCGGTTTTTACCGCGCGGACGCGGCAAAGCAGCACTCTGGAGAGACCTGGCGCCGCTGCCCAAATAGGGACATAGCGCGCAGCCCAGGCGCCGAAGGTGCAAACCCGCCACGCGGGGCAACTCTCAGGCAAAAGGACAGAGGGGCGGAAAATTCAGCCGTTGCGCGGGCGTTTCCTGTCCGCCGGCGGCATTCCGTAACCCTGGCCCCGCTGCCGCTCCGGAGTACCCGCGCATGTCCGCAACCCTCAAACGCACCCCGCTGGCCGACGAACACATCGCCTCCGGCGCCCGCATGGTCGATTTCGGCGGCTGGGACATGCCCCTGGCCTACGGCTCGCAACTGGAAGAGCACCACGCGGTGCGCCAGGACGCCGGCATGTTCGACGTGTCGCACATGCTCAACGCCGACGTCACCGGCCCCGACGCCTTCGCCTTCCTGCAGCGCCTGGTGGCCAACGACGTAGCCAAGCTGACCGTGCCCGGCAAGGCGCTCTACACCTGCATGCTGAACCCGCAGGGCGGCGTCATCGACGACCTGATCGTCTACTTCTTCGCCGCCGATGAATGGCGCGTGGTGGTCAACGCCGGCACGGCCGACAAGGACATGGCCTGGATGCAGCGCGTCAGGCAGGCCGGCAAGTTCGACGTCACCATCACGCCGCGCCGCGACTTGGCCATGATCGCCGTGCAGGGCCCCAACGCCCGCGCCAAGGTCTGGGCCGCGCGTCCGGCCTGGCAGGCCGCCAGCGAGCCGCTGACCCCGTTCGTGGCCGCCCGCGTCGGCGACGACACCCTGGTGGCGCGCACCGGCTACACCGGCGAAGACGGTTTCGAGATCGTGCTGCCCGCCACCGAGGCGGTGCAACTGTGGCGCGACCTGGCGGCCCAGGGCGTGCGCCCGGCGGGCCTGGGCGCGCGCGACACGCTGCGCCTGGAAGCCGGCATGAACCTGTACGGCCAGGACATGGACGAACTGACCCAGCCCGGCGAAGCCGCGCTGACCTGGACGGTGTCCCTGAAAAACCCCGAGCGCCGTTTCATCGGCCGCGACGCGCTGGAGCAGTTCGCCACGCCCGCCGCCTTCATCGGCCTGAAACTGCAGGAGCGCGGCGTGATGCGCGCCCACATGGCGGTGCGCACCCCGCACGGCGTGGGCGAGCTCACCAGCGGCACCATGTCGCCGACCCTGGGCGTCTCGATCGGCTTCGCGCGCCTGCCGCAAGGCGTGGCCGCGGGCGACACGGTCGAGGTCGACATCCGCGGCAAGTGGGTGCCCGCGCTGGTCTGCAAACTGCCGTTTGTCCGTAACGGCAAAGCCGTCGAACACTCGTAAACTCGAAGCTTCGCGGCGCTGGCCGGCCCCTTGGGGCAGGGCCGGCGGCGCGAGGCGCGCAACACCATTTCCTTATCCGAATCCCCCAGGAGTTCCCATGAGTCTGCCCACCGATCGCAAGTACACCGAGTCCCATGAATGGGTCAAAGCCGAAGGCGACGTGTTCGTCGTCGGCATCACCGATACCGCCCAGGACCAGCTGGGTGACCTGGTCTTCGTCGGCGACGTCAAGGTCGGCGCCAAGCTGAACGCGGGCGAGACCGCCGGCGTGGTCGAGTCGGTCAAGGCCGCCTCCGACATCTACGCGCCCGTGGCCGGCGAAATCGTTGCCTTCAACGACGAGCTGGAAAGCAACCCCAACCTGATCAACGAATCGGCCTTCACCGCCTGGATCTTCAAGATCAAGCCGGTCAACGCCGCCGATGCCGACAAGCTGCTGGACGCGGCCGGCTACGAAGCCGTCGCCAACGGCTAAGCCCGTCAGGGCGGGCGCGGCGCTGGCGCCGCCGCCCGTCCATGCATCACCGTCCGTCCCTCCGACGACACCGCCATCTCGAGATCCCCCCATGTCGCGCGCCCTAGACACCCACACCGACTTCATTCCCCGCCACATCGGCCCCTCCGACGCCGACCAGGCCGCCATGCTCGCCGCGATCGGCAGCCCCAGCCTGGACGCCCTGATCGAAGAAGTCGTGCCGCCCAAGATCCGCAGCCAGGCGCCGCTGGCGCTGCCGCCGTCGCGCAGCGAAGCCGACGTGCTGGCCGAGCTGAAGCAGATCGCCGGCCGCAACAAGGTCTTCCGCAACTACATCGGCCAGGGGTACTACGGCACGCAGACGCCCAACGTGGTGTTGCGCAACATTCTCGAGAATCCCGCCTGGTACACGGCCTACACGCCGTACCAGCCCGAGATCTCGCAGGGCCGCCTGGAGGCCCTGCTGAACTACCAGACCATGGTCGCCGACCTGACCGGGCTGGACATCTCCAACGCCTCGCTGCTCGATGAAAGCACCGCCGCCGCCGAAGCCATGACGCTGGCGCGCCGCGGCGCCAAGTCGCAGAGCCCGGTGTTCTTCATCTCGCGCCACGTGCATCCGCAGACCATCGAAGTCGTGCGCACGCGCGCCGAGGGCCTGGACATCGAGATCGCCATCGGCGACGAGGCCGAAGGCCTGCCGGAGTGCTTCGGCGTGCTGCTGCAGTACCCGCACAGCACCGGCTCGGTGGCCGACTACCGCAAGCTGGCCGAGGCCGCCCACGCGCAAGGCGCGGTGGTGGCCGTCGCCACCGACCTGCTGGCGCTGGCGCTGCTGGCCGCGCCGGGCGAGTGGGGCGCGGACATCGCCATCGGTTCGGCCCAGCGCTTCGGCGTGCCGTTCGGTTTCGGCGGCCCGCACGCCGGCTTCATGGCCTGCAAGGACGCCTTCAAGCGCAACATGGCCGGCCGCCTGGTCGGCGTGTCCAAGGACGCCCAGGGCAACCCGGCGATGCGCCTGGCCCTGCAGACGCGCGAACAGCACATCCGCCGCGAGAAGGCCACCTCGAACATCTGCACCGCGCAAGTGCTGCTGGCCGTGATGGCCGGCATGTACGCCGTCTGGCACGGCCCGGCCGGCATCCGCCGCATCGCCGAGCGCGTGCAGCGCTACACCGCCATCCTGCGCGCCGAACTCGGCAAGCTGGGCATCAAGGTCGCCAACGACACCTTCTTCGACACGCTGCTGCTGGAAACCGGCCCGGCCACCCCGGCCATCCTGACGGCCGCCGAGTGCGAGCACGTCAACCTGCGCCGCGTCGACGGCGCCCGCCTGGCCGTGTCGCTGGACGAGACCGTCACCGCCGCCGACCTGCAGGCCCTGGTGAACGTGTTCGCCGCCGGCCTGGAGCACGATGACGTCGAACTGGACGTCGACGCGCTGGACGCCGCCGCCGCCGGCGGCATTCCCGCCGCCGTGGCGCGCGAAAGCGCCATCCTCAAGCATCCGGTGTTCTCCAGCGTGCAGTCCGAGACCGACATGCTGCGCTACCTGCGCAAGCTGGCCGACAAGGACCTGGCGCTGGACCGCACCATGATCCCGCTGGGTTCGTGCACCATGAAGCTGAACGCCACGGCCGAGATGATCCCCATCACCTGGCCCGAGTTCGCGCTGGTGCACCCGTTCGCGCCCGCCTCGCAGAGCAAGGGCTACGACGAACTGATCACGCGCCTGTCGGCCGCGCTGTGCGAAATCACCGGCTACGACAACATCAGCCTGCAGCCCAACTCGGGCGCGCAGGGCGAATACGCCGGCCTGCTGGCGATCCGCGGCTACCACCAGGCCAACGGCCAGCACCAGCGCAACATCTGCCTGATCCCGTCGTCGGCCCACGGCACCAACCCCGCGTCGGCGCAGCTGGCCGGCATGGAAGTGGTGGTGGTGGCGTCCGACGCCAACGGCAACGTCGACCTGGTCGACCTGCGCGCCAAGATCGAACAGGTCGGCGACAAGCTGGCCGCGCTGATGATCACCTACCCGTCCACGCACGGCGTGTTCGAGGAAGCCGTGACCGAGATCTGCGACCTGGTGCACCAGGCCGGCGGCCAGGTGTACCTGGACGGCGCCAACATGAACGCCATGGTCGGCGTGGCCAAGCCGGGCAAGTTCGGCTCGGACGTGTCGCACCTGAACCTGCACAAGACCTTCTGCATCCCGCACGGCGGCGGCGGCCCGGGCGTCGGTCCGGTCGCGGTGCGCGCGCACCTGGCGCCGTACCTGCCGGGCGTGGTCAACGAACAGGGCAAGCTGCCCGGCGAAGCCAAGGTGGGCCCGGTCTCGGCCGCACCGTTCGGCTCGGCCGGCATCCTGCCGATTCCGTTCGTGTACATCGCGCTGATGGGCGCCGACGGCCTGCGCCGCGCCACCGAAGTCGCGATCCTGAACGCCAACTACATCGCCACCCGCCTGCGCGACCACTACCCGGTGCTGTACGCGGGCCGTAACGGCCGCGTGGCGCACGAGTGCATCCTGGACGTGCGTCCGCTCAAGGACACCAGCGGCATCAGCGCCGAGGACATCGCCAAGCGCCTGATGGATTACGGCTTCCATGCCCCCACCATGAGCTTCCCGGTGGCCGGCACGCTGATGGTCGAGCCGACCGAATCCGAAGGCGTGGCCGAGCTGGACCGCTTCATCGAGGCGATGATCTCGATCCGCGAGGAAATCGCCCAGGTCGAGCGCGGCGAACGCGATCGCGAGGACAACGTCCTGAAGAACGCGCCGCACACCGCGCAGATGCTGCTGGCCGAGGAATGGCTGCACGACTACCCGCGCCAGCAGGCCGCGTACCCGGTGGCGTCGTTGCGCGATGCCAAGTACTGGCCGCCGGTGGCGCGCGTGGACAACGCCTACGGCGACCGCAACCTGGTGTGCGCCTGCCTGCCGATCGAAGCCTACGCCTGATGCCGCATGAGGGTTCGCCCCACGGGGCGCACCCTCGAGGCCCGCCTGGCGACAGGCAAAAAAAACCCCCATCGCAAGATGGGGGTTTTGTTTTTTGCGCGGCCGCCTTACTTCTTGGCCGGCGCCGCCGTGACGGTGTTGGCGAAGTCCTCGGTGATGCTGAAGTAGGTGTTCAGCAGGATCTGGAGGTTCTTCTTGCCAATGCCGCCTTCGGCGTTCATGTCCATCTGCAGCACGGCCTGGTTCTTGTCGTCCAGGTAGGCGCGGGTCCAGCGGTATTCCTGGTTCCAGGCGTTGATGGCCTTGAGCGTGGCCGGCTTCTTGCTGGCGTAGGTCGCGGTGGCCACCAGGTCGTAGCACTTCTCGGAGAAGTCGTTGCACAGGAATTCCAGGCGCAGGTCGGTGGCGCCGGTACTGCTGGCATCCAGGATCAGGACCGGCCCTTCGTCGCCGTCGGTTTTGCGCGTGTTGTAGCCCATGTCTTCGAGCATGTGGGCGACCGCGTCGACGTCGAATTCATTGACCACGTCGGCGTTGCTGGTGGCGGCCATGTCGTCGTCCATGGCGGTGGCGCCGGCGGCCGGCTCCGCTTCGTCTTCGTCGTCGTCCATCGCGCTGTTCATGCCGGTCGCGCCGAGCAGGCCCGAGAACAGTTCGTCGGCCGGGATCTTCTTGCCGTTCAGGTCGCCCATGCCGTCGGCGAAGTGGAACTTGCCGACGATGTTGTCGCCGTCGTTCTTGCCGACGTTGAACATCTCGGCCATGCCCGACATGCTGCGCACGTTGTCGGCGGCTTCGGCGGCGGCCTTGTCGGCGGCCATGCCGTCCTTCTTGATGGCGTACTGCACCATCAGGTCCTGCACCATCGGCTTGGAGATGATCAGGGTGGCGTCGATCTGCTTGATGGCCTTGACCACGATTTCCTGCGGCGTCAGGTTCTTGACGTCGGGCGGGTTGGCCAGGTCCAGCTGGACGGTCAGCTTGCTTTCGCCCTTGCCGGTCTTCCAGCTGATCGGGTCGATGCTGAACGACGGATTGCCCGCGAGCAGCTTGCCGGCGTTGTCCAGCAGCACCTGGAACTGTTCGTCGTTCAGGCCTTCGTCGCGGGTGCCGGCCATGTACTGGCGGATCAGCTGGTTGTAGGTGTCCGACAGCTGCTTGACCGCGGCGCCGTCCAGCTTGGCCAGCTTGATCACGGCCTGGCCGTTGCCCAGCGCCACGTCGTTCACGTTCAGTTCGCCGGTCTGGTAGGCGGCCTGGATGTTGATGTTCTTGTCGTCTTCGGACAGCTTGACGGTGTAGCCGAAGTTGTCGAGCGCGACCTTGACGTCGACGTCAGGCTTGGTGACATCGATGCGCTTGATCTTGATGGCCGAATCGCCGACCGACAGGCCGAACTTGCCCATGCGGCTGTCGACGTCCATCGTCAGGCCCGTCATCAGCATCTTGATCGGGTCGCTGCTCTTGCTGCCGTCCACGGCCAGCGTGTCGGTCTTGGCGGTGGCGGTGATCGCCTGCAGGCCGCGGTCGAAGGTGCCGGTGATTTCCATGCCGCTGAAATCGACCGAGTTGCCGTCATGGACGACCTTCACCGGCGCGATGCGGGCGGTCGAGGCGGTGTGGCCGCCGAAGCTGACCACGGCGTCGGACACCAGCGGCGAGACGTCCTTGGTCAGCTCGAACACCGGCTTGACGTTGTCGGTCTTGGCCAGCTCGGCGTGCACGAAGGCCAGCTTGGGGGCGATGGCGCCGCGCGCCAGCGCGCTCTTGGGGAACGGGCCGTGCTCGATGCGCGTGTCGAATTCGATCATGCCGGCGGGCATGTCGTCCGGGGTCTTGTCGTTCTTGACGAACGACAGGCCGTAACGCGCCTGGGTCGAGAACAGGCCGCGCTCGTATTTGATCTGGTCGATGCGCAGGCCGAACAGGGGCGTGAGCTTGGCCAGCTTTTCGTTGGCCTCGGCCAGGCGCTGCTGGGTGCTTTCCTCGATGCGCTTGCCGGTGTACCACGTGGCACCTACCCAGCTTCCCGCTCCCACTATGACCACGGCTAGGGTGATCGCTACGCTCTTTTTCATCGTTTTGCTTTGTCGTTGATTGTCGAGTCTTGTCCCTGCGGCGCGGCGCCGGTGACGGCGCGTCGGGGGGCACGGACATGTTCATCGGCCTGTCAGGACCCGCGGCGAGTATACCGAGGCGCAACGGCACGTTGCAGTGCGCGCGGTTACCGAAGATTTCAAAATGAAAGCCGGCGCCCTCGGGCGCCGGCCATATTGTCGACAAAACCGGTTTTCAGAGCGGGTCGAGCGGGTAGATCGGCCGCCGCACGTGCTGGAAGTCGAGCTGGGCGTAGTCGGAGGTGGTGACGCCCACGCCGGTGCATTCGATGATCTCGGTGGCCATGGCCGAGAAGCCCGCGCGCCAGTGGACGCGGCTCTTGAGCACCACGTAGCGCTTTTGCAGCGGGTCGATCCCGGC
The window above is part of the Achromobacter deleyi genome. Proteins encoded here:
- the gcvT gene encoding glycine cleavage system aminomethyltransferase GcvT, with protein sequence MSATLKRTPLADEHIASGARMVDFGGWDMPLAYGSQLEEHHAVRQDAGMFDVSHMLNADVTGPDAFAFLQRLVANDVAKLTVPGKALYTCMLNPQGGVIDDLIVYFFAADEWRVVVNAGTADKDMAWMQRVRQAGKFDVTITPRRDLAMIAVQGPNARAKVWAARPAWQAASEPLTPFVAARVGDDTLVARTGYTGEDGFEIVLPATEAVQLWRDLAAQGVRPAGLGARDTLRLEAGMNLYGQDMDELTQPGEAALTWTVSLKNPERRFIGRDALEQFATPAAFIGLKLQERGVMRAHMAVRTPHGVGELTSGTMSPTLGVSIGFARLPQGVAAGDTVEVDIRGKWVPALVCKLPFVRNGKAVEHS
- the gcvH gene encoding glycine cleavage system protein GcvH; this translates as MSLPTDRKYTESHEWVKAEGDVFVVGITDTAQDQLGDLVFVGDVKVGAKLNAGETAGVVESVKAASDIYAPVAGEIVAFNDELESNPNLINESAFTAWIFKIKPVNAADADKLLDAAGYEAVANG
- a CDS encoding DUF945 family protein; this translates as MKKSVAITLAVVIVGAGSWVGATWYTGKRIEESTQQRLAEANEKLAKLTPLFGLRIDQIKYERGLFSTQARYGLSFVKNDKTPDDMPAGMIEFDTRIEHGPFPKSALARGAIAPKLAFVHAELAKTDNVKPVFELTKDVSPLVSDAVVSFGGHTASTARIAPVKVVHDGNSVDFSGMEITGTFDRGLQAITATAKTDTLAVDGSKSSDPIKMLMTGLTMDVDSRMGKFGLSVGDSAIKIKRIDVTKPDVDVKVALDNFGYTVKLSEDDKNINIQAAYQTGELNVNDVALGNGQAVIKLAKLDGAAVKQLSDTYNQLIRQYMAGTRDEGLNDEQFQVLLDNAGKLLAGNPSFSIDPISWKTGKGESKLTVQLDLANPPDVKNLTPQEIVVKAIKQIDATLIISKPMVQDLMVQYAIKKDGMAADKAAAEAADNVRSMSGMAEMFNVGKNDGDNIVGKFHFADGMGDLNGKKIPADELFSGLLGATGMNSAMDDDEDEAEPAAGATAMDDDMAATSNADVVNEFDVDAVAHMLEDMGYNTRKTDGDEGPVLILDASSTGATDLRLEFLCNDFSEKCYDLVATATYASKKPATLKAINAWNQEYRWTRAYLDDKNQAVLQMDMNAEGGIGKKNLQILLNTYFSITEDFANTVTAAPAKK
- the gcvP gene encoding aminomethyl-transferring glycine dehydrogenase; the encoded protein is MSRALDTHTDFIPRHIGPSDADQAAMLAAIGSPSLDALIEEVVPPKIRSQAPLALPPSRSEADVLAELKQIAGRNKVFRNYIGQGYYGTQTPNVVLRNILENPAWYTAYTPYQPEISQGRLEALLNYQTMVADLTGLDISNASLLDESTAAAEAMTLARRGAKSQSPVFFISRHVHPQTIEVVRTRAEGLDIEIAIGDEAEGLPECFGVLLQYPHSTGSVADYRKLAEAAHAQGAVVAVATDLLALALLAAPGEWGADIAIGSAQRFGVPFGFGGPHAGFMACKDAFKRNMAGRLVGVSKDAQGNPAMRLALQTREQHIRREKATSNICTAQVLLAVMAGMYAVWHGPAGIRRIAERVQRYTAILRAELGKLGIKVANDTFFDTLLLETGPATPAILTAAECEHVNLRRVDGARLAVSLDETVTAADLQALVNVFAAGLEHDDVELDVDALDAAAAGGIPAAVARESAILKHPVFSSVQSETDMLRYLRKLADKDLALDRTMIPLGSCTMKLNATAEMIPITWPEFALVHPFAPASQSKGYDELITRLSAALCEITGYDNISLQPNSGAQGEYAGLLAIRGYHQANGQHQRNICLIPSSAHGTNPASAQLAGMEVVVVASDANGNVDLVDLRAKIEQVGDKLAALMITYPSTHGVFEEAVTEICDLVHQAGGQVYLDGANMNAMVGVAKPGKFGSDVSHLNLHKTFCIPHGGGGPGVGPVAVRAHLAPYLPGVVNEQGKLPGEAKVGPVSAAPFGSAGILPIPFVYIALMGADGLRRATEVAILNANYIATRLRDHYPVLYAGRNGRVAHECILDVRPLKDTSGISAEDIAKRLMDYGFHAPTMSFPVAGTLMVEPTESEGVAELDRFIEAMISIREEIAQVERGERDREDNVLKNAPHTAQMLLAEEWLHDYPRQQAAYPVASLRDAKYWPPVARVDNAYGDRNLVCACLPIEAYA